A genomic region of Caldicellulosiruptor acetigenus contains the following coding sequences:
- a CDS encoding DegV family protein, with translation MGVTIVTDSTCDLSPQMLKKFGIKMVPLNVYFGEEVYKDWVELDPVTFYQKLTQATELPRTSQPSPEEFANVFKQELENGNEVVSIHLSSKLSGTFNSACLARDMLDSSKIFVVDGKTASIGTGILAILAKRLADEGKSAKEIAERITKKTDTIRHLFAVETLEYLKKGGRISPAKATIGNILNIKPILHLVDGVVEPFDKVRGMKRALPRIIEEVKKKGLDLKNQLCGLSYAGSLDEASEYANMVKQELSPGELIVTQIGSVIGTYVGPGTVAFIFFEE, from the coding sequence ATGGGTGTCACGATAGTTACAGACTCAACCTGCGATTTGAGTCCTCAGATGCTCAAGAAGTTTGGCATCAAAATGGTGCCGCTGAACGTGTATTTTGGAGAAGAGGTATACAAGGACTGGGTTGAGCTTGACCCTGTAACTTTTTATCAAAAGCTTACTCAAGCTACAGAGCTTCCTCGAACTTCTCAGCCAAGCCCTGAAGAGTTTGCAAATGTCTTCAAACAAGAGCTTGAGAATGGTAACGAGGTTGTATCAATTCATCTTTCATCAAAGCTGTCAGGAACTTTTAACTCGGCATGTCTTGCAAGGGATATGCTTGACAGCAGCAAGATTTTTGTTGTTGATGGGAAAACAGCGTCAATTGGAACTGGAATTTTGGCAATTTTGGCAAAAAGATTAGCAGATGAAGGCAAAAGCGCAAAAGAGATAGCAGAAAGAATTACAAAAAAGACAGATACCATAAGGCATCTTTTTGCTGTTGAGACTTTGGAATATCTCAAAAAAGGTGGCAGAATTTCACCTGCAAAAGCTACCATAGGAAATATTCTGAATATAAAGCCGATACTTCATCTTGTTGATGGAGTTGTTGAGCCTTTTGATAAGGTAAGAGGTATGAAAAGAGCACTGCCGCGGATAATAGAAGAGGTTAAGAAAAAAGGACTTGACCTTAAAAATCAGCTTTGCGGACTTTCGTATGCAGGGTCTCTTGATGAAGCAAGCGAGTATGCAAATATGGTCAAGCAAGAGCTTTCACCAGGCGAGCTTATTGTCACTCAGATTGGAAGTGTGATTGGCACATATGTGGGACCTGGCACGGTTGCATTTATATTCTTTGAGGAATAA
- a CDS encoding chemotaxis protein CheX encodes MTSVNVEYINPFIQASQQVLKQVANIDFKLGKVYIKDPTYKVDQVVVIIGMTGNIKGQVNFCMSIETAKNIASMMMGGFPVSDFDELAKSAIGEMANMIMGNTSTLFSQKGLKVEITPPSILIGENMTLSTSKMINICVPLLLDNGDKIDMDVAFMEN; translated from the coding sequence ATGACAAGTGTAAATGTTGAGTACATCAATCCATTTATCCAGGCAAGCCAGCAGGTATTAAAACAGGTTGCAAACATTGATTTTAAGCTTGGGAAAGTATACATTAAAGATCCCACATATAAGGTTGACCAGGTTGTTGTTATAATTGGCATGACGGGCAATATAAAGGGTCAGGTCAACTTTTGCATGTCAATTGAGACGGCAAAAAACATTGCGTCAATGATGATGGGAGGTTTTCCTGTATCAGACTTTGATGAGCTTGCAAAAAGTGCGATTGGAGAGATGGCAAACATGATTATGGGAAATACATCAACACTGTTTTCACAAAAAGGCCTAAAGGTTGAGATAACACCCCCTTCAATTTTGATTGGCGAGAACATGACCCTCAGTACATCAAAGATGATCAACATATGTGTGCCGCTTTTACTTGACAACGGTGATAAAATTGATATGGATGTTGCGTTCATGGAAAACTAA
- the efp gene encoding elongation factor P: MVEAGDFRRGLTIEYDGQIFQVIEFLHVKPGKGAAFVRTKLKNIKTGAVIEKTFRPDERMPLAHIERREMQYLYNDGELYYFMDTQTYEQIALNQEMVGDALKFVKENMTVTVLSHNGSVFGVEPPRFVELEVIDTEPGFKGDTQTGATKPAKVETGAVIQVPLFINIGDKIKIDTSTEEYLSRV; encoded by the coding sequence ATGGTTGAGGCAGGCGATTTTCGAAGAGGATTAACAATAGAGTATGATGGTCAGATATTTCAGGTAATTGAATTTTTGCACGTAAAACCTGGCAAGGGCGCAGCTTTTGTTAGAACAAAACTTAAAAATATAAAGACAGGTGCTGTGATTGAAAAGACGTTTAGACCGGATGAGAGAATGCCTCTTGCTCACATTGAAAGAAGAGAGATGCAGTATCTTTACAACGACGGCGAGCTTTACTATTTCATGGACACACAGACATACGAGCAAATTGCGCTAAATCAAGAGATGGTTGGCGATGCTCTAAAGTTTGTGAAAGAGAACATGACAGTGACTGTACTTTCGCACAATGGTAGCGTGTTCGGTGTCGAGCCGCCAAGATTTGTTGAACTTGAGGTAATTGACACAGAACCAGGCTTTAAAGGTGATACTCAGACAGGTGCAACCAAACCCGCAAAGGTTGAAACAGGCGCTGTAATTCAAGTGCCTCTTTTCATCAATATTGGTGACAAGATAAAGATTGACACATCAACAGAAGAGTATCTGTCGCGAGTGTAA
- a CDS encoding Rne/Rng family ribonuclease produces the protein MQSEIIVDVSFNQTRVAVLEDKELVEIYIEREDSQSIVGNIYKGVVENILPGMDAAFVNIGQEKNAFLYLGDVNRLEFGDTDEYYEIKTNPLALRCGQEIVVQVIKEGYDQKGPRVTTNITLPGRYLVLLPSTEYVGVSKRIESEEERQRLKEIACRLKPEGMGLIVRTAAEGKSEEILKSELEFLKNMWGRIKQKSCQSAPVLLYKDYDLVFKAVRDMFTNQVDRFVINDRKKYNKIMEFLSSYAPSLKSKVEYFNLATNIFEYFQIEQKLAKALSKRVWLKSGGYIVIDETEALTVIDVNTGKYVGKTDVAETILKTNLEAAHEIARQLRLRDIGGIIIIDFIDMKNPEHQKIVLDALKEALKRDKTKTVVVDITPLGLVEMTRKKIRQRLSCVMQSSCPYCEGTGKILSPESVAFKVLKEIEWYCKNKVEDKFFVEIHTKVCEILRKGEIDRIKELEQKYKKKIYVKASSNIHINKFTICPVKDEDHYMALCGWLCEGDEVLAFVEEEDRFNPKNAVGYVNQNKIELDDASDLVGKYIYAKVEKVYGTLSKGKILDVYEVDKEDVKEC, from the coding sequence ATGCAAAGTGAGATTATAGTGGATGTAAGTTTTAACCAAACCCGGGTTGCTGTTTTGGAAGACAAAGAACTTGTCGAGATTTACATCGAAAGGGAAGACAGCCAAAGTATAGTAGGAAATATCTACAAAGGGGTTGTTGAAAACATCCTGCCTGGTATGGATGCAGCTTTTGTCAATATTGGTCAGGAGAAAAACGCTTTTTTGTACCTTGGAGACGTGAACAGGCTTGAGTTTGGTGATACCGACGAGTATTATGAGATAAAAACAAATCCGCTTGCCCTAAGGTGTGGCCAGGAAATAGTTGTGCAGGTAATAAAGGAAGGGTATGACCAGAAAGGCCCACGGGTTACCACAAATATAACGTTGCCGGGAAGGTACTTGGTTCTCTTGCCGAGCACAGAATATGTTGGCGTATCAAAGAGGATTGAGAGTGAAGAAGAAAGACAGAGACTCAAAGAGATAGCATGCAGGCTAAAACCAGAGGGAATGGGACTTATTGTCAGGACTGCAGCAGAAGGCAAGAGCGAGGAGATTTTGAAAAGTGAGCTTGAGTTTTTAAAAAATATGTGGGGGAGAATAAAACAGAAAAGCTGCCAGAGCGCACCAGTACTTCTTTACAAGGACTATGACCTTGTGTTCAAAGCTGTCAGAGACATGTTCACCAACCAGGTTGACAGGTTTGTAATAAATGATAGGAAAAAATATAACAAAATAATGGAATTTTTATCATCTTATGCTCCAAGCCTCAAGAGTAAAGTTGAGTATTTTAACCTTGCAACAAATATATTCGAATATTTTCAGATAGAGCAAAAGCTTGCAAAGGCTCTTTCTAAAAGAGTGTGGCTAAAAAGCGGTGGGTATATAGTAATAGACGAGACAGAGGCTTTAACTGTCATTGATGTTAACACAGGAAAATATGTTGGCAAGACAGATGTTGCAGAGACAATTTTAAAGACAAACCTTGAAGCTGCACATGAGATTGCAAGGCAGCTAAGACTCAGAGACATTGGTGGAATAATTATAATCGACTTTATCGACATGAAAAATCCAGAGCATCAGAAAATAGTTTTAGATGCTTTGAAAGAGGCTCTCAAGAGAGACAAGACAAAAACAGTGGTTGTTGACATAACGCCTCTTGGGCTTGTTGAGATGACAAGGAAAAAGATAAGACAAAGACTTTCGTGTGTGATGCAGTCAAGCTGTCCTTACTGTGAGGGCACAGGCAAGATTTTATCTCCAGAAAGTGTTGCGTTTAAGGTGCTGAAAGAAATTGAGTGGTATTGCAAAAACAAGGTAGAAGACAAGTTCTTTGTTGAGATACACACAAAAGTATGTGAGATTTTGAGAAAGGGTGAAATTGACAGGATAAAAGAGCTTGAGCAGAAGTACAAAAAGAAAATCTATGTAAAAGCATCTTCAAATATTCACATAAATAAGTTTACCATATGCCCTGTCAAGGATGAGGACCATTACATGGCGCTGTGTGGTTGGCTTTGTGAAGGGGACGAGGTTTTGGCGTTTGTTGAGGAGGAAGACAGGTTCAATCCAAAAAATGCGGTTGGGTATGTGAACCAGAACAAGATAGAGCTTGATGATGCATCTGACCTTGTTGGCAAGTACATCTATGCAAAGGTTGAAAAGGTGTATGGAACACTTTCAAAAGGAAAGATTTTGGATGTGTATGAGGTTGATAAAGAGGATGTGAAAGAGTGTTAA
- a CDS encoding pyridoxal-phosphate-dependent aminotransferase family protein codes for MRKPKLLMTPGPTPLPPEVIAAMSQQIIHHRTKEFGEIFSRVNENLKKVFQTKNNVLTFAASGTGAMEASAVNFFSEGDTVLVVSVGVFGDRFINICKTFGLNVIEKKYPYGDVANIDEVIEIIESNKDIKGVFITHNETSTGVTNPIEKLARYLKNTDKILIVDAVSSLGAIDLKTDEWGVDVVVTGSQKALMSPPGLAFVSVSEKAWEFYKKSQLRKFYWDFKKYQDNLLKESQDTPFTPAVTLIRAVDVGLKLILDYGLENNFKRHTRLAHLTQLAAEKLNLELLPKKEYSSAVITAIKSPEGVDIEKVRKIMNQKYDIMVTGGQATLKGKIIRIGHMGYVDEFDLLKTIECFELALLECGYKNFEVGEATKAVLQEIAKGVNS; via the coding sequence ATGAGAAAACCAAAGCTTTTGATGACACCTGGTCCAACTCCGCTTCCACCTGAGGTTATTGCTGCCATGTCACAGCAGATTATTCACCATCGCACAAAAGAGTTTGGGGAAATCTTTTCAAGAGTGAATGAAAATTTAAAAAAGGTGTTCCAGACAAAGAACAATGTTCTTACATTTGCTGCGTCTGGGACAGGTGCGATGGAGGCAAGCGCTGTCAACTTCTTTTCTGAAGGCGACACTGTTTTAGTTGTGTCAGTGGGGGTTTTTGGGGATAGGTTTATAAATATATGCAAGACATTTGGCCTAAATGTAATTGAAAAGAAATATCCTTATGGTGATGTAGCAAATATTGATGAGGTAATTGAAATTATTGAATCTAACAAGGATATAAAAGGTGTGTTTATAACACACAACGAGACATCAACAGGTGTTACAAATCCTATTGAAAAGCTTGCAAGGTATCTCAAAAATACAGACAAGATTTTAATTGTTGATGCAGTAAGCTCACTTGGTGCAATTGATTTAAAGACTGATGAGTGGGGCGTTGATGTTGTTGTTACAGGCTCTCAGAAAGCTTTGATGTCCCCGCCAGGACTTGCTTTTGTCTCTGTATCAGAAAAGGCATGGGAGTTTTACAAAAAGTCTCAGCTAAGAAAATTTTACTGGGACTTTAAAAAGTATCAGGACAACCTCTTAAAAGAGAGCCAGGACACTCCGTTCACGCCTGCAGTTACTTTAATTAGGGCTGTTGATGTGGGACTAAAACTTATTCTGGACTATGGACTTGAGAACAATTTCAAAAGACACACAAGACTTGCACATCTTACCCAGCTTGCAGCTGAAAAACTAAACTTAGAGCTTCTGCCAAAGAAAGAATACTCATCTGCAGTCATCACTGCAATCAAGTCACCAGAGGGTGTGGATATAGAAAAGGTAAGAAAGATAATGAATCAGAAATATGATATAATGGTAACAGGAGGACAGGCAACACTCAAAGGAAAGATTATAAGAATAGGTCACATGGGATATGTTGACGAGTTTGACCTTCTGAAGACCATTGAGTGCTTTGAGCTTGCACTCTTGGAATGCGGCTATAAAAACTTTGAGGTTGGAGAGGCTACAAAAGCTGTGCTTCAGGAAATTGCTAAGGGGGTAAACAGTTAA
- the trmL gene encoding tRNA (uridine(34)/cytosine(34)/5-carboxymethylaminomethyluridine(34)-2'-O)-methyltransferase TrmL — protein MPINIVLHEPEIPYNTGNIARTCACTGSKLHLIEPLGFSLEDKYLKRAGLDYWQYLDVKIYKDLNDFFEKNRGANIFYFSTKGKQYYTQAPYEDNCYLMFGKETAGLPQWLIEQNIHRTYRIPMISDVRSLNLSNSVAIVLYEALRQLGFPNLV, from the coding sequence ATGCCAATAAACATAGTACTTCATGAACCTGAAATTCCATACAACACAGGAAACATTGCAAGAACGTGCGCTTGCACAGGAAGCAAGCTCCATCTTATAGAACCTCTGGGTTTTTCATTAGAAGACAAGTACTTAAAAAGAGCAGGTCTTGACTACTGGCAGTATTTAGACGTAAAAATATACAAAGATTTAAACGACTTTTTTGAAAAGAACAGAGGAGCAAACATTTTCTATTTTTCTACCAAAGGAAAACAATATTATACCCAGGCACCTTATGAAGACAATTGCTATCTTATGTTCGGAAAAGAAACAGCCGGTCTTCCCCAGTGGTTGATTGAGCAGAACATACACAGAACTTACAGAATACCTATGATAAGTGATGTGAGGTCTTTAAATCTTTCAAATTCGGTTGCCATTGTTCTTTATGAGGCATTAAGACAGCTTGGTTTTCCAAACTTGGTGTAG
- a CDS encoding TIGR03960 family B12-binding radical SAM protein codes for MCVKDKVFKLLYGVEKPGRYIGNEINMVKKDPAKVDVRFAFCFPDVYEIGMSNLGLKILYHLLNEREDVYCERAFMPWVDMQQQMKKEGIKLFSLETFTELDKFDIIGFSLSYEMSYTNLLKMLELCGLPLESKKREKGMPIIIAGGPCTYNPEPLWEFVDVFVIGEGEEVILEFIDLYKKYKFSSMTKDEFLFECASIQGCYVPSLYNVKYNQDGTIKSIVPVSESVPAKVKKRIVKNLDTSYFPTRMITPLIEVVHDRITLEIFRGCARGCRFCQAGVIYRPVRFRSSKKVLQYAKELVENCGCNEISLVSLSTSDYPNIDELAREILKFAENKKVNISLPSLRLDSTSLDLLKEVEKVRKPTLTFAPEAGTQRLRDVINKNIKEEDIYSTVKLAFERGFQNIKLYFMLGLPLEEDEDVLGIYTIAKNIREIYKELGLKKRVRIPVSTSFFVPKPHTPFQWEAQDSIENMQRKMKLLKENLKKVKDVEYSWHDFYLSKLEAVLSRGDRRLSKVIKRAVELGCQFDDWSEFFDFSKWERAFQQENIDWRFYSDRKRSFDEILPWDIIDTGVTKEFLKKECLLAYEAKTTSSCFERCTGCGVASFRGGICVGK; via the coding sequence GTGTGTGTAAAAGATAAGGTGTTCAAACTGCTTTATGGTGTTGAAAAACCGGGAAGATATATCGGCAACGAGATAAATATGGTAAAAAAAGACCCTGCAAAGGTAGATGTTAGATTTGCATTTTGTTTTCCAGACGTTTATGAAATTGGCATGTCTAACCTGGGACTGAAAATTCTGTATCATCTTTTGAACGAAAGAGAAGATGTGTACTGCGAAAGAGCTTTTATGCCATGGGTTGATATGCAGCAGCAAATGAAAAAAGAGGGAATAAAACTTTTTTCACTCGAGACTTTTACCGAGCTTGACAAGTTTGACATAATAGGTTTTTCTCTTTCATATGAGATGAGCTATACAAATCTTCTCAAAATGCTTGAGCTTTGTGGACTTCCTCTTGAAAGTAAAAAGAGAGAAAAAGGTATGCCTATTATAATTGCAGGTGGTCCATGCACTTATAATCCTGAACCTCTCTGGGAGTTTGTGGATGTGTTTGTGATTGGTGAAGGCGAAGAGGTTATTTTGGAATTTATAGACCTTTATAAAAAATATAAGTTTTCCAGTATGACAAAAGATGAGTTTTTATTTGAATGTGCATCTATTCAAGGGTGTTATGTTCCTTCTCTTTACAATGTTAAATACAATCAAGATGGCACTATAAAATCTATAGTACCTGTATCAGAAAGTGTACCAGCAAAAGTAAAAAAGAGAATTGTAAAAAATCTGGATACAAGTTATTTTCCAACAAGAATGATAACTCCTCTTATAGAAGTTGTACATGACAGAATAACCTTGGAGATTTTCAGGGGATGCGCAAGAGGGTGCAGGTTTTGCCAGGCAGGTGTGATATACAGACCTGTCAGGTTCAGAAGTAGCAAAAAGGTTTTGCAGTATGCAAAAGAGCTTGTTGAAAATTGTGGTTGCAATGAGATATCGCTTGTGTCCCTTAGCACAAGCGATTATCCGAATATAGATGAGCTTGCAAGGGAAATTTTGAAGTTTGCAGAGAACAAAAAAGTAAACATTTCTCTTCCATCGTTGAGACTTGACTCAACATCTTTAGACCTTTTAAAGGAGGTTGAAAAGGTAAGAAAACCTACACTGACGTTTGCGCCCGAGGCAGGAACGCAGAGGCTCAGAGATGTTATAAACAAGAATATAAAAGAAGAGGATATATACTCTACAGTCAAGCTTGCGTTTGAAAGAGGGTTTCAGAATATAAAACTCTATTTCATGCTTGGTCTTCCTCTTGAAGAAGATGAGGATGTTCTGGGGATATATACAATAGCAAAGAATATAAGAGAAATTTACAAAGAGCTTGGACTTAAAAAGAGGGTCAGAATACCAGTATCAACTTCATTTTTTGTGCCAAAACCACACACGCCGTTTCAGTGGGAGGCACAGGATAGCATTGAAAACATGCAAAGAAAGATGAAACTTTTAAAGGAGAATCTCAAAAAGGTAAAGGATGTTGAGTATAGCTGGCATGACTTTTATCTTAGCAAACTTGAAGCGGTACTTTCGCGAGGTGACAGAAGACTTTCAAAGGTAATTAAAAGAGCTGTTGAGCTTGGCTGTCAATTTGACGACTGGAGCGAGTTTTTTGACTTTTCGAAATGGGAAAGAGCATTCCAGCAAGAAAACATCGATTGGAGGTTTTACTCTGACCGAAAAAGAAGTTTTGACGAGATTTTGCCATGGGACATTATTGACACAGGCGTGACCAAGGAGTTTTTGAAAAAAGAATGTCTTTTGGCATATGAAGCAAAAACCACAAGTTCGTGTTTTGAAAGATGCACAGGTTGCGGTGTAGCTTCTTTTCGAGGGGGAATTTGTGTTGGCAAATAG
- a CDS encoding CD1247 N-terminal domain-containing protein gives MENLYEKVAYLRGLAEGLGINEDSKEGRLLLSIIDVLDEFADAINELDVKQAELEDVVDSIDEDLEKLEDEVYENYDEDYDDYYDEEDDEDLVEVTCPNCKVTFYLEEDEYLNEDEIECPNCNEVIYLDELEEEFDDEEYDEEYEDEEDDENKKDK, from the coding sequence ATGGAAAATTTGTATGAAAAGGTTGCATATTTGAGAGGGCTTGCAGAGGGTCTGGGCATAAATGAGGATTCAAAAGAAGGCAGGCTGCTTCTGAGCATCATTGATGTGCTTGACGAGTTTGCAGATGCGATAAACGAACTTGATGTCAAGCAAGCAGAGCTTGAAGATGTTGTTGACTCAATTGATGAGGATTTGGAAAAGTTAGAAGATGAAGTGTATGAAAACTATGATGAGGACTATGATGACTACTATGATGAGGAAGATGACGAGGACTTGGTGGAAGTGACCTGTCCAAACTGTAAAGTGACGTTTTATTTAGAAGAAGACGAGTACTTAAACGAGGACGAGATTGAATGCCCGAACTGCAACGAAGTGATATATCTTGACGAACTTGAAGAAGAGTTTGACGATGAAGAGTACGATGAGGAATATGAAGATGAAGAGGACGATGAGAACAAAAAAGATAAATAG
- a CDS encoding TIGR03936 family radical SAM-associated protein, whose protein sequence is MLANRYRFYFSRDLPAAFISHLDMTRLFERLFRRLDVKLKFTQGFNPHPKIVFILPMPVGLCSKEEIFEVECEQELESSIIENLNKILPEGLKMLKVELATDKIQVSDMYYQCFVEAEEEFCKYFDEFMKKSPAIKKEKEGKVTVKKIYDFLLSYECEKVDGNIKISFHINVVNGSYIKPEDILREFCQEYNIECRIVRVERVKVNYKRVI, encoded by the coding sequence GTGTTGGCAAATAGGTACAGGTTTTACTTTTCGCGTGATTTGCCTGCAGCGTTTATATCCCATCTTGACATGACAAGGTTATTTGAAAGGTTATTCAGGAGGCTGGATGTAAAGCTCAAGTTCACCCAGGGGTTCAACCCACATCCCAAGATAGTTTTTATTCTTCCAATGCCAGTTGGACTTTGTTCGAAAGAAGAGATATTTGAAGTTGAATGCGAGCAGGAACTTGAAAGCAGTATCATTGAGAATCTCAATAAAATCTTGCCAGAAGGATTAAAAATGTTGAAAGTTGAGCTGGCTACTGATAAAATACAAGTAAGTGATATGTATTATCAATGTTTTGTTGAAGCTGAGGAAGAATTTTGCAAGTACTTTGATGAGTTTATGAAAAAAAGTCCTGCTATAAAGAAAGAGAAGGAAGGCAAGGTAACAGTCAAGAAAATTTATGATTTTCTTTTGAGCTATGAATGTGAAAAAGTGGATGGGAATATAAAAATAAGTTTTCATATAAATGTTGTGAATGGAAGTTATATAAAACCAGAAGATATATTAAGAGAATTTTGTCAGGAGTATAATATTGAATGTAGGATTGTGAGGGTTGAAAGGGTAAAAGTTAACTATAAAAGGGTGATATAA
- a CDS encoding DUF362 domain-containing protein has protein sequence MCKVAIVKCDTYEVQDVKEAILKGINLIGYEIPKKECVLVKPNLLMKKRPEDAVTTHPAVVQGTVEIIKEKANKVIIADSPGGPYTKKRLESIYHAAGIKVLEKLENVFLNYDTSYKDLNVESATFKKLSLISPYFESQGIINLPKLKTHQMAVYTGAVKNLFGLVPGGQKAEMHFRFQDVRRFMEMLLEILKVAKPMLNIMDGIVAMEGEGPSAGRPKKLGILLISEDALALDYVACKIIGLDIKDVPLLEVAKEKGLLNPDKIEIVGERIEDVAPSSFELVLRPEISFVKGRLPHFLASFLDGFLSPKPVFDRNICIGCAECFNACPAQAIEMKSRKAYVDLKKCIRCYCCHELCPAKAIKIKRSVLFEKILK, from the coding sequence ATGTGTAAAGTAGCAATTGTAAAGTGTGATACATATGAAGTGCAGGATGTGAAAGAGGCAATTTTGAAGGGTATTAATCTAATAGGGTATGAAATTCCAAAAAAAGAATGCGTGCTTGTAAAACCTAATCTTCTTATGAAAAAAAGACCTGAGGATGCTGTTACCACCCACCCTGCTGTTGTTCAGGGGACAGTGGAAATCATAAAAGAAAAGGCAAACAAGGTTATAATAGCCGACAGCCCAGGAGGTCCGTACACTAAAAAGAGGCTTGAGAGTATATACCATGCTGCAGGAATAAAAGTGCTTGAAAAGCTTGAAAATGTTTTTTTGAACTATGATACATCTTACAAAGACCTTAATGTTGAAAGTGCAACTTTTAAGAAACTTTCATTGATATCCCCATACTTTGAAAGTCAGGGAATTATAAATCTTCCAAAGCTCAAAACTCATCAGATGGCAGTGTACACAGGTGCTGTGAAGAATCTATTTGGGCTTGTCCCTGGTGGGCAGAAAGCCGAGATGCATTTTAGGTTCCAGGATGTCAGAAGGTTTATGGAGATGTTGCTTGAAATTTTAAAGGTAGCAAAACCAATGCTAAACATTATGGATGGAATTGTTGCAATGGAGGGGGAAGGACCGTCGGCGGGAAGACCCAAAAAGCTTGGGATTTTGCTAATATCTGAAGATGCTCTTGCGTTAGATTATGTTGCCTGCAAAATTATTGGTCTTGATATAAAAGATGTTCCTCTTTTGGAGGTGGCAAAGGAGAAAGGGCTTTTAAATCCTGATAAGATTGAGATTGTTGGTGAGAGGATTGAAGATGTTGCTCCATCGAGTTTTGAACTTGTCTTAAGGCCAGAGATATCTTTTGTGAAAGGAAGGCTTCCTCATTTTTTGGCAAGTTTTTTGGATGGTTTTCTTTCACCAAAACCAGTTTTTGATAGAAATATCTGTATAGGCTGTGCAGAGTGTTTCAATGCTTGTCCTGCTCAGGCTATTGAGATGAAGAGCAGAAAAGCTTATGTTGATTTGAAAAAGTGTATAAGGTGTTATTGCTGTCACGAACTTTGTCCTGCAAAGGCTATAAAAATCAAAAGGTCAGTTTTGTTCGAAAAGATACTAAAATGA